One window of the Candidozyma auris chromosome 6, complete sequence genome contains the following:
- a CDS encoding Ran GTPase-binding protein MOG1, translating to MTKLYGGAIKCDLPETAIDVSDFREVPDTQEVFILERPDGLDRSIIIDLLEMVNADSLPEIITIHLEDILEGPPLFIAPLESSKTLVGDFDVHFFLIKPPATKQETEKNKLFMFLGLIRLNENKTDVLLTFNVPLSIGEVSAEVFYREVEGINHEESELSLCYQQLKHWATSFEVQDWALFK from the coding sequence ATGACAAAGTTATACGGAGGTGCCATAAAATGTGACTTGCCAGAGACTGCTATCGATGTATCTGACTTCAGGGAAGTTCCTGACACGCAGGAGGTTTTTATTCTCGAAAGACCCGATGGGCTCGACCGTTCGATCATCATCGACCTCTTGGAGATGGTAAATGCGGATTCTCTTCCAGAAATCATTACAATTCATTTGGAAGATATCCTAGAAGGACCACCACTATTCATTGCGCCATTGGAAAGCTCTAAAACTTTGGTGGGTGATTTTGATGTACATTTTTTCCTCATCAAGCCCCCTGCTACAAAGCAAGAAACCGAAAAGAATAAACTCTTTATGTTCCTAGGCCTTATCAGGTTGAACGAAAACAAAACCGACGTTCTTCTCACATTCAACGTTCCGCTTAGCATTGGTGAAGTTTCTGCAGAGGTGTTCTACAGGGAAGTGGAGGGTATCAATCATGAAGAGAGCGAGTTGAGTCTATGCTACCAGCAGCTCAAGCACTGGGCCACATCATTCGAAGTCCAAGATTGGGCACTTTTTAAGTAG
- the APL2 gene encoding Apl2p: MSLEKKILNFLKGPKKGETFELKAGLVSQYKHERKDAIQRVIQAMTVGKDVSSLFPDVLKNIATYDLEQKKLVYLYMMNYAKTHPELCILAVNTFVQDTEDTNPLVRALAIRTMGCIRVDKMVDYMETPLRRTLSDDNPYVRKTAAICVAKLFDLNAEMCVEFGFLDDLKRLLTDSNPMVVANALSALYEIRDMNRDPDLHVLTIDQQLVKTLMACLNECTEWGRITILSSLADYHTDDPEEALHIIERSIPQLQHVNPSVVLSSIKVVIQHIDSLPNQATKSNFLKKLSAPLVSLVSSSIPEAEYVGLKNIRIILEKYPQVLTKEVRVFFIKYSDPLYLKLEKLEIVIRLANESNCALLLSELKEYAMEIEPALVSKSIQAIGAVAIKLSSSVVQAANLLISLMEQRGGELIINEAVGVFTQILRRYPGRNDLITLIVPLISNHIDELTDPQSLAGYVWLLGEYPKYFTALKTKLETLVENFLEYDSLLQLSILTSVVKVNLVLPSAGCSSLLQRVLEKATKECENADVRDKAFIYWRLLSTSSSEAQQSVIAAKMPPIKTTISSFNPVVLDALIKELSTLSSVFHKPASTFIDPTAYASLDSQTATKVSSNKANLADLTKKAKQEIINNARNENLLDLDDEEYDQSSHTNVDGTPSLLDELNDLFNVPTTVSDSNSSTQNQAGGSTNAILDLFGEAQSQKKANTIIDDFDQLGLNDYSGTKNGSGQSNSPQHKSNTNNDLLDLF, translated from the coding sequence AtgtctttggagaagaaaattctcaattttttgaagggCCCAAAGAAGGGTGAAACCTTCGAGTTGAAGGCGGGTCTTGTATCCCAATACAAACATGAAAGGAAGGATGCAATTCAGCGCGTGATTCAGGCTATGACCGTCGGCAAGGACGTATCCTCGTTATTTCCAGACGTGTTAAAGAATATAGCTACTTATGATTTggaacaaaaaaaattggtttATCTCTACATGATGAATTACGCCAAGACACACCCTGAATTATGTATATTGGCTGTCAATACGTTCGTTCAGGATACCGAGGACACGAATCCTTTGGTGAGAGCCTTAGCAATAAGAACCATGGGGTGTATACGTGTCGATAAGATGGTCGATTACATGGAGACTCCATTGAGGCGAACCTTGCTGGATGATAACCCGTATGTTCGAAAGACAGCAGCCATATGTGTCGCCAAGCTCTTCGACCTTAATGCTGAGATGTGCGTTGAGTTCGGCTTTTTAGATGACTTGAAAAGACTCTTAACAGACTCGAACCCCATGGTTGTGGCTAATGCTCTTAGCGCCTTGTACGAAATTAGAGACATGAACAGAGACCCCGATTTGCATGTGTTGACCATTGACCAACAACTTGTCAAAACATTGATGGCTTGCCTAAATGAATGCACTGAATGGGGACGTATCACTATACTCAGCTCTTTGGCAGACTACCACACAGATGATCCCGAAGAAGCCCTTCATATTATAGAGAGATCTATACCTCAATTGCAACATGTTAATCCCTCGGTTGTCTTATCATCCATCAAAGTTGTCATTCAACACATTGACAGTTTACCGAATCAAGCCACAAAATcgaattttttgaaaaagctttCTGCTCCCTTGGTTTCATTGGTTTCTCTGTCCATCCCAGAAGCAGAATATGTTGGCTTGAAGAACATCCGCATCATTCTCGAGAAGTACCCTCAGGTTCTTACCAAAGAGGTCCGCGTATTTTTCATCAAATACTCGGATCCTCTTTatttgaagcttgaaaagcttgagaTTGTTATCAGATTAGCCAACGAATCCAACTGTGCCTTACTCTTGAGTGAGCTCAAAGAGTACGCCATGGAAATTGAACCTGCTCTCGTATCGAAATCGATACAAGCCATTGGAGCTGTGGCAATAAAGCTTTCTTCGAGTGTTGTTCAAGCTGCAAATCTTCTTATCTCGTTAATGGAACAGAGAGGCGGTGAGCTCATAATCAATGAGGCCGTTGGGGTCTTCACTCAAATTTTGAGACGCTATCCTGGTCGCAATGATTTAATCACGTTGATCGTTCCACTCATATCAAATCACATTGATGAGCTTACTGATCCCCAATCACTTGCGGGTTATGTTTGGTTGCTTGGAGAATATCCCAAGTATTTCACGGCATTGAAGACCAAGTTGGAAACACTTGTAgaaaattttcttgaatATGATTCTTTACTCCAACTAAGCATCTTGACATCGGTTGTGAAGGTGAATTTGGTGCTTCCATCAGCAGGGTGTTCCTCATTGTTGCAAAGGGTCTTGGAGAAAGCGACAAAGGAATGTGAAAATGCTGACGTAAGAGACAAAGCCTTCATTTATTGGCGTCTTTTGTCTACATCCTCAAGCGAGGCCCAACAGAGCGTTATCGCTGCTAAAATGCCACCAATCAAGACAACAATATCGTCTTTCAACCCTGTCGTATTGGACGCgttgatcaaggaattatcaacactttcatCAGTGTTTCACAAGCCAGCGTCCACGTTCATTGATCCAACTGCATACGCTTCATTGGATTCTCAAACGGCAACCAAGGTTTCTTCGAACAAAGCCAATTTAGCGGACTTgacaaagaaggccaagcAAGAAATCATTAACAACGCTAGAAATGAGAATTTGCTCGATCTAGATGATGAGGAATATGATCAGAGCAGTCATACAAATGTGGATGGAACACCTCTGTTGTTAGATGAACTAAATGATCTATTCAATGTACCTACTACTGTCTCGGATTCAAATTCCAGcactcaaaatcaagccGGTGGCTCGACCAATGCTATATTGGACTTATTT